The Mycoplasma nasistruthionis genome contains a region encoding:
- the prfA gene encoding peptide chain release factor 1, with protein MYNSLMQIKQKHEELEKNLQDPEIINDIKKYTKINKELNSIQDIVDTFKKFLDAEANLRNAKEMLQEKDEELVMLAKSEISELEPLMDKLSEELKILILPKDENDDRDVIVEIRGAAGGDEANIFAGDLFRMYTKWASQNDMKITLLESQNAEAGGFTLVTFSVKGVKPYSKLKFESGVHRVQRIPATEAKGRVHTSTATVTVMPEIDDDIQIEIKSEDVRIDVYRSSGNGGQSVNTTDSAVRLTHLPTGIVVTCQEGKSQIQNREIAFRVLKSKLYDIELQKKQAEESGYRKLAGSGARSEKIRTYNYPQDRVTDHRISHSTSLFPVMEGKLNPIIDALLTEEQNEKIKEAGI; from the coding sequence ATGTATAACTCACTCATGCAAATTAAACAAAAGCATGAAGAATTAGAAAAAAACTTGCAAGATCCTGAAATTATTAATGACATTAAAAAGTACACAAAAATCAATAAAGAACTAAATTCAATTCAAGATATTGTTGATACTTTTAAGAAATTTTTAGACGCTGAAGCTAACTTAAGAAATGCTAAAGAAATGCTTCAAGAAAAAGATGAAGAATTAGTTATGTTAGCAAAATCTGAAATTTCAGAACTAGAACCTTTAATGGATAAACTTTCAGAAGAACTTAAAATTTTAATCCTACCCAAAGATGAAAATGATGACCGTGATGTTATTGTCGAAATTCGTGGAGCAGCCGGAGGAGATGAAGCAAATATTTTTGCTGGGGACTTATTTAGAATGTATACAAAATGAGCTTCACAGAATGATATGAAAATCACCCTTCTAGAATCACAAAATGCTGAAGCAGGTGGATTTACTTTAGTAACTTTCTCAGTTAAAGGAGTAAAACCTTATTCAAAATTAAAATTTGAAAGTGGTGTTCATAGAGTTCAAAGAATACCAGCCACAGAAGCAAAAGGAAGAGTACATACTTCAACAGCCACAGTCACTGTTATGCCTGAAATTGATGATGATATTCAAATTGAAATTAAATCAGAAGATGTAAGAATTGATGTTTATAGGTCAAGTGGTAATGGTGGACAATCAGTTAACACAACTGACTCAGCAGTTAGATTAACTCACTTACCAACAGGAATTGTTGTAACTTGTCAAGAAGGTAAGAGTCAAATTCAAAACAGAGAAATTGCATTTAGAGTTTTAAAATCAAAACTATACGACATTGAACTACAGAAAAAACAAGCTGAAGAATCGGGTTATAGAAAATTAGCCGGTTCAGGTGCTAGAAGTGAAAAAATCAGAACATACAACTATCCACAAGATAGAGTTACTGATCATAGGATTTCACATTCTACAAGTTTATTCCCTGTTATGGAAGGTAAATTAAACCCAATTATTGATGCCTTATTAACAGAAGAACAAAATGAAAAAATTAAAGAAGCTGGAATTTAA
- a CDS encoding amino acid permease yields MEKQFTEKSFTFFIINFVVGVGFITTISTVVKMSYWGYLVLILSAFCVFGIALVFSRLANTYNDHYGGSYSFARHLDDDVANQAEVKSKNVFLRNLVFFVGWNQFIQTPILSAVAPLFLAEVAKTALNAFGINEVNTPNYSLITWIINIVSIGFFILIILISTIGLKTNQVVLYISSAAKWIMLTIAMVIMLIAVFKNSQTTNAVNKIETTKITSTLIFGNILLFMYAFGGIEDAAAMVKDVKFKSFNKVLLYAFAFIFVFYLVFFSLYLFLPKSNGIDSSNISNIYQYGLGGYGIVIFVIGFLLNDVGYKIFQSVSTARKIVPLAEDQYLFPALAKRNQKGEFRNAILFGTALVLISMFSLWLIPTIVSSKEVNEQILNATIISSSIALFVQDLITFSTAFGLERKNRIPTIPIWEKIIYMLTMCLISAILLFTFIPNILGGSWSLANTIGILIYTVSLVMGFIFKFITKIMMKKSVLKQP; encoded by the coding sequence ATGGAAAAACAATTTACAGAAAAAAGCTTTACATTTTTCATAATTAATTTTGTCGTTGGTGTTGGTTTTATAACAACAATATCAACAGTTGTAAAAATGAGCTATTGAGGGTATTTAGTTTTAATACTTTCGGCTTTTTGTGTTTTTGGTATTGCTTTGGTATTTTCAAGATTAGCAAATACATATAACGATCATTATGGCGGTTCATATTCATTTGCTCGCCATTTAGATGATGATGTAGCTAATCAAGCTGAAGTTAAATCTAAAAATGTTTTTCTTAGGAATTTAGTCTTTTTTGTTGGATGAAATCAATTCATACAAACACCCATTCTTTCAGCAGTAGCGCCATTGTTTTTAGCAGAAGTTGCAAAAACAGCGTTAAATGCATTTGGAATAAATGAAGTTAATACGCCTAACTATAGCTTAATAACATGAATAATAAATATAGTATCAATTGGTTTTTTCATTTTAATTATTTTAATATCAACAATTGGTTTAAAAACAAACCAAGTAGTATTGTATATTTCATCAGCAGCTAAATGAATAATGTTAACTATAGCAATGGTTATAATGCTAATTGCTGTATTTAAAAATTCTCAAACAACTAATGCGGTCAATAAAATAGAAACCACCAAAATAACTTCGACTTTAATTTTTGGAAATATTTTACTATTCATGTACGCATTCGGTGGAATTGAAGACGCGGCAGCTATGGTGAAAGATGTTAAGTTCAAAAGTTTTAACAAAGTCTTACTTTATGCTTTTGCTTTTATCTTTGTTTTTTACTTAGTATTTTTTAGCCTGTACTTATTTTTACCTAAATCAAACGGCATTGACAGTTCTAATATTTCCAATATTTATCAATATGGACTTGGTGGATATGGTATTGTTATTTTTGTTATCGGTTTTCTATTAAATGATGTTGGTTATAAAATTTTTCAAAGCGTTTCAACTGCTAGAAAAATTGTTCCATTAGCAGAAGATCAATATTTATTCCCTGCTTTAGCTAAAAGAAATCAAAAAGGCGAATTTAGAAATGCTATATTATTTGGAACTGCTTTAGTATTAATTTCAATGTTTTCATTATGATTAATACCTACAATAGTTTCTAGCAAAGAAGTTAATGAGCAAATATTAAATGCCACAATTATTTCTTCATCAATTGCTTTATTTGTTCAAGATTTAATAACTTTTTCAACAGCATTTGGTTTAGAAAGGAAAAACAGAATTCCAACCATTCCAATTTGAGAAAAAATCATTTATATGCTTACAATGTGCTTAATATCAGCGATTTTATTATTCACATTTATACCTAATATTTTAGGTGGTTCATGATCATTAGCAAACACTATTGGAATATTGATTTATACAGTGTCTTTAGTAATGGGATTTATATTTAAATTTATTACTAAGATAATGATGAAAAAATCTGTATTAAAACAACCGTAG